A genomic window from Eleginops maclovinus isolate JMC-PN-2008 ecotype Puerto Natales chromosome 9, JC_Emac_rtc_rv5, whole genome shotgun sequence includes:
- the grin3bb gene encoding LOW QUALITY PROTEIN: glutamate receptor ionotropic, NMDA 3B (The sequence of the model RefSeq protein was modified relative to this genomic sequence to represent the inferred CDS: deleted 1 base in 1 codon), whose product MSRSTISSWVTWSRSLQTFLLLQLFLPPCLPHPQPCLLLEQIGHTVRVGALLPAQRGVRVRVQAALSRAAAAVERDRDKDREPERDNRDPERTNFLPYNLSLQLVSRQPAAADPDSVLRCVCAGLGGSGVSAVLAFPQNREDLLQLDLVSSFMEIPFISVLEQGEPIQTQNRFHLQMAMAVPESGLSDLLLTVLQRSGWREGTVILCRGWEEAGGLLQLLDGGSSAPWDGGGAEVSWQVRALLNLTQLAHDDTQIHDFLSRHFKQNRSAAVLLFGSDPQCAAAVLRGAQDLGLTLPMMHWVLGQPLSPDALHAIGLPLGLLAYGPVDRKPLDFYVRDALQLVSRAIASAAVLRPDRVLIQNHVNCYDHRQALVTSGPYLSSYLSNTSFTGLTGPVRVLQNRVLTDQRFHIWSLRRDAVGQPAWVTVGRWEGGCLQVEDQGVWQGPRPPPRPEGGGARTHWRPGVPVAGTRVRVVTLVEHPFVFTRDVDEEGSCPAGQFCLDAGANSSEALERIFREVAGGNGSLLPAGFGRCCYGYCIDLLEKLAEDLDFQFDLYVVGDGKYGAWKGGRWTGLVGDLMNGLADMAVTSFSINSARSRVIDFTSPFFSTSLGILVRSKDTAAPMGAFMWPLHWSMWVGIFVALHITALFLTLYEWKSPYGMTPHGRNRVRVFSYSSALNLCYAILFGRTVSSKPPKCWTGRFLMNLWAIFCLLVLSSYTANLAAVMVGEKTFEEVSGIHDAKLHHPSQGFRFGTVRESSAEDYMKKSFPEMHEYMRRFNEPTTPEGVATLKTDPPQLDAFIMDKALLDYEVSIDADCKLATVGKPFAIEGYGIGLPQNSPLTSNISDVISRYKSEGFMDLLHDKWYKVVPCGNRVFAVTETLQMGISHFSGLFLMLCVGVGGALLTLAGEHGFYQLVLPHIRRRQNLKYWLHTSQKIHRALNMTYEDVKRQRAEKEKSCNLEKPPAPPGPPGPPAPPAPGASTRWNNEDAAAVANDARDFKRVHFHLETLNTRRLLARMAASDAKSKPEGEGPATPRAAGANTGPNSRLCANGGPAASLASLVLSRQSAARTNAPPPVVVTPPPVDVAPPPVFVVPPRPGELQELQEEIEQMRGRLRTALARRAEIQTTLTNPVALATTSPPPVAPPTVTQPTIAPVTLLPANTKCVTTMTAPPHKVLSKVRPFQSRLSNQRR is encoded by the exons ATGTCACGGTCAACCATCTCCTCATGGGTCACAT GGTCCCGGAGCCTCCagaccttcctcctcctgcagctcttcCTCCCGCCCTGCCTCCCGCACCCGCAGCCGTGCCTTCTCCTGGAGCAGATCGGGCACACTGTGCGCGTCGGGGCGCTCCTCCCGGCGCAGCGGGGGGTCCGGGTCCGGGTCCAGGCAGCACTGAGCCGGGCGGCGGCGGCGGTGGAACGGGACCGTGACAAGGACCGGGAACCGGAGAGGGACAACCGGGACCCGGAGAGGACAAACTTTCTCCCGTATAACCTGAGCCTGCAGCTGGTGTCCCGGCAGCCGGCGGCGGCGGATCCGGACTCGGTGcttcggtgtgtgtgtgcgggtctGGGGGGGTCGGGGGTCTCCGCGGTGCTTGCCTTCCCGCAGAACCGGGAGgacctgctgcagctggacCTGGTGTCCTCCTTCATGGAGATCCCGTTCATCAGCGTCCTGGAGCAGGGAGAGCCTATCcaaacacag AACCGGTTCCACCTGCAGATGGCGATGGCGGTTCCAGAGTCCGGTCTGTCCGACCTGTTGCTGACAGTTCTGCAGCGGTCCGGCTGGAGGGAGGGAACCGTGATCCTGTGTCGGGGCTGGGAGGAGGCGGGGgggctgctgcagctcctggaCGGAGGCAGCAGTGCACCATGGGACGGCGGGGGGGCCGAGGTCAGCTGGCAGGTCCGGGCGCTGCTGAATCTGACGCAGTTGGCTCACGACGACACTCAGATCCACGACTTCCTGTCCCGGCACTTCAAGCAGAACCGCTCGGCGGCGGTGCTGCTGTTTGGATCCGACCCGCAGTGCGCGGCGGCGGTTCTGCGAGGTGCTCAGGACCTGGGCCTCACGTTACCCATGATGCACTGGGTGCTGGGCCAGCCTCTCAGCCCCGACGCGCTGCACGCCATCGGGCTGCCGCTCGGCCTGCTGGCCTACGGCCCGGTGGACCGGAAGCCGCTCGACTTCTACGTCCGGGACGCCCTGCAGCTGGTCAGCCGCGCCATCGCCTCCGCCGCAGTGCTGAGGCCGGACCGGGTGCTGATCCAGAACCACGTGAACTGCTACGACCATAGGCAGGCACTGGTGACCTCAGGGCCGTACCTGTCCAG CTACCTGTCCAACACGTCCTTCACCGGCCTGACAGGTCCGGTCCGGGTCCTGCAGAACCGGGTCCTCACGGATCAGCGCTTCCACATCTGGAGCCTCCGGCGGGACGCGGTGGGGCAGCCGGCCTGGGTGACGGTGGGCCGCTGGGAGGGCGGGTGCCTGCAGGTGGAGGATCAGGGCGTCTGGCAGGGACCCAGACCCCCGCCCAGACCGGAAGGGGGTGGCGCCCGGACTCACTGGAGGCCCGGGGTGCCGGTGGCCGGAACCAGGGTCCGGGTGGTGACCCTGGTGGAGCATCCCTTCGTGTTCACGCGGGACGTGGACGAGGAGGGCAGCTGCCCGGCGGGTCAGTTCTGCCTGGACGCCGGGGCCAACAGCTCCGAGGCCCTGGAGCGGATCTTCAGGGAGGTTGCGGGGGGGAACGGCAGCCTCCTGCCCGCCGGGTTCGGCAGGTGTTGCTACGGTTACTGCATCGACCTGCTGGAGAAGCTGGCCGAGGACCTGGACTTCCAGTTCGACCTGTACGTGGTAGGGGACGGGAAGTACGGCGCCTGGAAGGGGGGCCGCTGGACGGGGCTGGTGGGCGACCTGATGAACGGGCTGGCAGACATGGCCGTCACTTCCTTCAGCATCAACTCGGCCCGTAGCCGCGTCATCGACTTCACCTCGCCCTTCTTCTCCACCAGCCTGGGCATCCTGGTGCGCAGCAAGGACACTGCGGCGCCCATGGGAGCCTTCATGTGGCCCCTGCACTGGTCCATGTGGGTGGGCATCTTCGTGGCGCTGCACATCACGGCGCTGTTCCTCACGCTGTACGAGTGGAAGAGTCCGTACGGGATGACCCCTCACGGGAGGAACCGCGTCCGGGTCTTCTCGTACTCGTCGGCGCTGAACCTGTGCTACGCCATCCTGTTCGGACGCACCGTGTCCTCCAAGCCGCCCAAGTGCTGGACGGGCCGCTTCCTGATGAACCTGTGGGCCATCTTCTGCCTGCTGGTGCTGTCCAGCTACACCGCCAACCTGGCCGCCGTGATGGTCGGGGAGAAGACCTTCGAGGAGGTGTCGGGGATCCACGACGCCAAG ctgCACCATCCCTCTCAGGGCTTTCGGTTTGGGACGGTGAGAGAGAGCAGCGCTGAGGATTACATGAAGAAGAGTTTTCCAGAAATGCACGAGTACATGAGACGCTTCAACGAGCCCACGACGCCTGAAGGGGTCGCCACTCTCAA GACAGATCCCCCCCAGCTCGATGCCTTCATCATGGATAAAGCTCTGCTGGATTACGAGGTCTCCATCGACGCCGACTGCAAACTGGCGACGGTGGGGAAACCGTTCGCCATCGAAG gttaCGGTATCGGCCTGCCACAGAACTCCCCCCTGACCTCCAATATTTCAGATGTCATCAGCAGATATAAGTCTGAGGGTTTCATGGATCTGCTGCACGATAAATGGTACAAAGTGGTTCCCTGTGGAAACCGCGTGTTCGCCGTCACCGAG ACACTTCAGATGGGCATCAGTCATTTCTCCGGTCTCTTCCTGATGCTGTGTgtcggggtggggggggcactGCTGACGCTGGCAGGAGAGCACGGGTTCTACCAACTCGTCCTGCCGCACATCCGGCGCCGGCAGAACCTCAAGTACTGGCTGCACACCTCACAG AAAATCCACCGCGCGCTGAACATGACGTATGAAGACGTGAAGCGTCAGcgtgcagagaaagagaagag CTGTAACCTGGAGAAGCCTCCAGCTCCCCCAGGACCCCCGGGCCCCCCCGCCCCACCAGCCCCCGGTGCTTCGACCAGGTGGAACAACGAGGACGCCGCCGCTGTTGCTAACGACGCCCGAGACTTCAAACGAGTCCACTTCCATCTGGAGACGCTCAACACGCGGCGCCTCCTTGCCCGCATGGCC GCCTCGGACGCCAAGTCTAAACCTGAGGGTGAGGGGCCGGCCACGCCGAGGGCGGCGGGGGCAAACACCGGGCCTAACAGCAGACTGTGCGCTAACGGAGGGCCGGCTGCGTCTCTCGCGAGCCTGGTGCTTTCCCGACAATCAGCTGCCCGGACTAATGCCCCGCCCCCTGTAGTGGTGACCCCGCCCCCTGTAGATGTGGCCCCGCCCCCTGTATTTGTGGTCCCGCCCCGGCCGGGCGAGCttcaggagctgcaggaggagattGAACAGATGCGTGGGAGGCTGAGGACGGCTCTCGCGCGGCGGGCGGAGATCCAGACCACGCTGACCAACCCTGTTGCCCTGG CCACAACTTCCCCACCCCCCGTGGCTCCTCCCACTGTCACTCAGCCCACCATCGCCCCGGTAACGCTCCTCCCTGCCAACACAAAGTGCGTGACGACCATGACGGCCCCCCCTCACAAAGTCCTGTCCAAAGTTCGGCCGTTCCAGAGCAGACTGTCCAATCAGAGGAGGTGA